In Synechococcales cyanobacterium T60_A2020_003, the DNA window TGGATACAGTGTCTGTTCCCTAGAACTAAAACGGGCGGATGTTTGGTCAGCCCTATTCTGTCAAATCCGCTTAAACACCGACTATGGGTACGGGCGGATTTAGCAAACAGAACCCAGCGAGTGCCGAGGTTTAACAGCAAAACCCGCCCTTAGCCGTCTGGGATTGATCCTTAGCGGATCGCCTTATTACCGATCAAAAACGCTCCCAGGAATTTCCTAGGAGCGTTCCGAGTGATATGCGGATGGCGAGACTCGAACTCGCAAGGCAATGCCACACGCCCCTCAAACGTGCGTGTCTACCAATTCCACCACATCCGCCTGAGTATTCCTTATTGAGGAGGAATTACAGTATATCTTGTTGAGGGTTAAACCGGAAACTTTCGTTTCCGATCAATAAGCATAGGCGAAAATGGCCAGCTTGTATAGCGTTCCCTAGAAAAATTTGAAGAAATGGGACTCTGTTGGATCGGAACCTGGATCGGGATTAAACCATAAAACTTGTTTCTTCGCCTTGGGCCGCTTGCCAACTGCGGGCATCGTAGTATAAATCTTCTAAGGAAATACTGTAGAGCGATTCCTTAAGCTTTTGATGCAGGCGATTCCAGAGGGTAAACGTAACCCAATCCTCGGCTTGTTCCGTGTCTGGTTCAATTCGAGGTAGAGGATCTATGGTTTCTCCAACAGCTTCCAATACTTGGGCTAGGGAAATCTGGGCGGGCGATCGCGCCAGTTGATACCCCCCATGGGCTCCCCGGATCGAATGCACCAGGCCAGAACGCCTCAATTCAATGAGCAACTTTTCGAGATAGGGTGCGGGTAAGTCTTGGCGTTCGGCGATCGCCCGGACAGGGGCTGGTCCATAGCCGGGCTGTAACGCTAAATCCAGCAATGCCTTAACGCTGTAATGGCCACGAGTTGTTAACTTCATCACGCTTGATTTCTTCAGGAGATAGCAATAGAAATAAACCGAATCCATAGTAGGCACTGAGAGTCTGCGGAGAAGCTTCCCTTCTGTGTGCCAATATCTCAAAGCCTTGATTAGTCAACTAAAAATCAGATGAATTCATAGGCAAAATTAGTATAATGTGTTGAAGATGTTATTCGGATTAAGACATAGTTTGTTATTCTGGTCTTATCATTTATATGAGTTAGTCGTCAGTAACCACTCTGAGAATGTCTTCATTGGATTCCGTAAACAGTATCAGCTAGTTTGAATTGCTTGAAGCAACGTAGAAGTGAATGAGTAAGAAGAAAAAGTCTGAACCCCTAACTGGAAAAGCGCTCTTAGCGAAGGTCAAAGAATTAGATAACCTTGGTAAAGAGGATAAAGCGAAAGAGTGCGGCTACTACACGGTCACCAAAAATGGTGTACAGCGTGTGAATATGATGAAATTTCTGAATGCATTGATTGATGCTGAGGGAATTGAGCTTGATGGTAAGCAAGGCAGCAATGGCCGTGGAGGCCGTAGTGCCAGCTACCGAATTAGCGTCCAGTCAAACGGCAACCTTTTAATTGGCGCTGCGTATACGCGCCAAATGGATTTAAAACCGGGCGACGAGTTTGAGATTTCTTTGGGGCGAAAGCACATTCATCTCAAGCAGGTTGATGTAGATGATGAAGATGAATAATTGTCGCTAAAGATATTTACAATGCTCCATCGGCTTTGAGCCGTGAATTCCCTTCGTGTTGGGAGTACTATGCAAAGCTTATGAGATTGAGGCGGTAAGATTTTTTATGAAAACTTG includes these proteins:
- a CDS encoding RrF2 family transcriptional regulator, which produces MKLTTRGHYSVKALLDLALQPGYGPAPVRAIAERQDLPAPYLEKLLIELRRSGLVHSIRGAHGGYQLARSPAQISLAQVLEAVGETIDPLPRIEPDTEQAEDWVTFTLWNRLHQKLKESLYSISLEDLYYDARSWQAAQGEETSFMV
- a CDS encoding AbrB family transcriptional regulator gives rise to the protein MSKKKKSEPLTGKALLAKVKELDNLGKEDKAKECGYYTVTKNGVQRVNMMKFLNALIDAEGIELDGKQGSNGRGGRSASYRISVQSNGNLLIGAAYTRQMDLKPGDEFEISLGRKHIHLKQVDVDDEDE